Part of the Verrucomicrobiia bacterium genome is shown below.
CACAAGCCGGGCCCCCACCCGCTGCGCCATATCGAGCGTCTTCAGCGTGTGTTTGAGCGCCGAGGCCCGTTCGCGGCCATCGTCGGAACTGAACTTGAACAGGTTTGGCGCCGGCCAGTTCACCCCCATGGGCAAAGGACAAAAGTTGTGCAGCGTCGAGATGCGGATCTCGCCGGCGTCGAGCGCCTCGATGATCCCGGGAACCAGGCTGATGCGAATGCCGTGGCTGAGCTCGGCATACCCGAAGCCCAGGTCGCGAATCTCCCGCAACATCTGGCGCCCGCAGGTGTGCCGGCCCGAGTTCCAGCAGGTGGAAAGGGAATACATGAAACGAAAATCGCCGGACGCGTGCCCGGTGGGGCTGCATCCGGCGAAGGAGTCTATTGGGTCCCGGAGACGCTCACAGGTCGGCGTATCGCGCGGACAACATGGCGCTGAAGCGTGCGACCTTCAATTTACGGCGACGGCGCTCGCTCGGCTTCTCGTAATGCCGCTTGGTACGGACATCCTTGAGGGTGTTCTCGCGGTCCACCTTCTTCTTCAAACGACGGAGAGCCCGGTCAATGGGCTCGCCTTTTTTCAACTTTACTTCGCTCAAGTCACGTTCACTTCCTTTCCGCAATACAGCTGCTCCCCGGGAGGCAGTCTGCTCCTTCGGGACCTTGCGGGGCCCGTCGAAGGTCCGACGCGAAGCCGGCTGGCCTCCGCATGCGGAGAGGTGAAATAACGAATTCCGGGCGGGAGGCAAGGCTCGAAAGCGATTGAACCGGGCCTTTGGTGCGCCCCCGATTCCCATCCGGCGGACGCCCCGGTGGTCCCGGAGCCGGGGCCTGTCCGGGATTTTTTTGCCGAAAACCCGGCGAAAGGGGTGCAGGCACAACGCGATGACTCTGGGCCGACCTGTGAACGGGTTGCGCAGGGACCGCATGAGGGTTCCCTGCAACATTGCCCGTGCGCCCGGCGATCGGCC
Proteins encoded:
- the rpsU gene encoding 30S ribosomal protein S21, whose protein sequence is MSEVKLKKGEPIDRALRRLKKKVDRENTLKDVRTKRHYEKPSERRRRKLKVARFSAMLSARYADL